A single genomic interval of Lactococcus sp. S-13 harbors:
- a CDS encoding glycosyltransferase family 2 protein has product MTETEDKKILLVIPAYNEGEGIVDNIKVVEDYKKQSPYHLDYVVINDGSTDNEEEVLRAHNINHVELIQNLGIGGAVQTGYMYAFENNYDIAVQFDGDGQHDIHSLPQLLEPIINDEADFTVGSRFIDDSNSEFKSSKSRQMGIKILSFLIYTTSKIKIQDVTSGYRAGNRKVIEQFVKRYPRQYPEPETYMHLFAQNIRVKEVGVRMFERTTGVSSINMIKGVNYMISVSLSIIASSLLGGEKV; this is encoded by the coding sequence ATGACTGAGACTGAGGATAAGAAGATATTATTAGTCATTCCTGCCTATAACGAGGGGGAAGGGATTGTGGATAACATAAAAGTAGTAGAGGACTACAAGAAACAATCTCCGTATCATCTGGATTATGTAGTAATCAATGATGGATCGACAGATAATGAAGAAGAAGTCTTGAGAGCTCATAATATTAACCATGTTGAGCTCATTCAGAATCTTGGGATTGGTGGTGCCGTTCAAACGGGCTATATGTACGCTTTTGAAAATAATTATGATATTGCGGTGCAGTTTGATGGAGACGGTCAACATGATATTCATTCTTTGCCTCAACTTTTAGAACCAATTATAAACGATGAAGCAGATTTTACAGTTGGTTCAAGATTTATAGATGATAGTAACTCTGAATTTAAATCTTCAAAATCACGTCAGATGGGAATCAAAATTTTGTCCTTCTTGATTTATACGACCTCAAAAATAAAGATTCAAGATGTTACAAGTGGCTATCGCGCTGGAAACCGTAAAGTCATTGAACAATTTGTCAAAAGATACCCTAGACAGTATCCAGAACCAGAAACCTATATGCATCTTTTTGCTCAGAATATTCGCGTAAAAGAAGTTGGGGTTCGAATGTTTGAGCGTACAACAGGTGTGTCCAGTATCAATATGATAAAAGGTGTAAATTATATGATCAGTGTTTCTTTGTCCATTATTGCTAGCTCATTGTTAGGAGGGGAGAAAGTATGA
- a CDS encoding DUF2304 domain-containing protein: protein MPIQLRIIAIALAVLFFGYIIRLVRKDRAEIRHMLKWLILALMILFGAIFSNTASQLAHFLGIKTLTSLALFILVGALLTISLKYQMSLISAEKQIKNLIQEISLLKKEVYERNTEVKNQGRKNNE, encoded by the coding sequence ATGCCTATACAGCTTCGTATAATTGCAATTGCTTTAGCAGTCCTTTTCTTTGGCTACATCATCAGATTAGTGAGGAAAGACAGAGCAGAAATTCGTCATATGTTGAAATGGCTAATTCTCGCTTTAATGATATTATTTGGTGCAATTTTTTCAAATACTGCTAGCCAACTTGCCCATTTTTTAGGGATTAAAACCTTGACCTCTTTAGCACTATTTATTTTGGTAGGTGCTCTATTGACGATTTCACTAAAATATCAAATGTCACTCATTTCAGCTGAAAAACAAATAAAAAATCTCATTCAAGAAATCTCTTTGCTAAAAAAAGAAGTTTATGAGAGAAATACAGAGGTAAAGAATCAAGGTAGGAAAAATAATGAGTAA
- a CDS encoding glycosyltransferase — translation MSNSNIHTFVICAYKETPYLEECIESIMAQTSVKSNLSGVVMYTSTPNDYIVNVSEKYNLQVNSGAGGSIGKDWNGALATVKTKYATIVHQDDIYDVDYGRTIISAFESQENRNIVFSNYYEIDEKSNIRERNTNLKIKSIGLKLLSLCKSKKYQRRVYSFGNFICCPAVSYNMERLRDFRFDEDMKMAVDWDAWERIMEVSGNIEYIPKRLMGHRIHSESETTNNTLDKNREKEEYQMFLRYWSKPMAKFLMKFYTNNQKGNV, via the coding sequence ATGAGTAATTCCAATATACACACATTCGTTATATGCGCATACAAGGAAACACCATACTTAGAAGAATGTATTGAATCAATCATGGCACAGACCTCAGTTAAAAGTAATTTATCAGGAGTGGTTATGTATACTTCCACTCCTAATGATTATATTGTAAATGTTTCCGAAAAGTATAATCTTCAGGTAAACAGCGGCGCGGGTGGAAGCATCGGGAAAGACTGGAACGGGGCATTAGCAACAGTTAAAACTAAATATGCTACGATTGTTCATCAGGATGATATATACGATGTAGACTATGGTAGAACAATAATTAGTGCATTCGAGTCTCAAGAAAACCGCAATATTGTTTTTTCTAACTATTATGAAATTGATGAAAAATCAAATATTAGGGAAAGAAATACTAACTTGAAGATAAAGAGTATTGGATTGAAACTACTCTCTCTTTGTAAGAGTAAAAAGTATCAGAGACGTGTATACTCGTTTGGAAATTTTATCTGTTGTCCAGCGGTTTCCTATAACATGGAAAGACTAAGAGACTTTAGGTTCGATGAGGACATGAAGATGGCTGTAGACTGGGATGCTTGGGAAAGAATAATGGAGGTTTCGGGAAATATAGAATATATCCCGAAAAGATTGATGGGACATCGAATCCATAGTGAATCAGAGACGACAAATAATACTCTGGATAAAAATAGAGAAAAAGAAGAGTATCAAATGTTCCTAAGATATTGGAGCAAGCCCATGGCGAAGTTTCTAATGAAATTTTATACGAATAATCAAAAAGGAAATGTATAG
- a CDS encoding glycosyltransferase family 2 protein, with product MKDKTPLVSIIVPVYNAEEYLEECLDSILNQTYTNLEVILINDGSSDNSLNIIQEYAEKESRIIFFTIDNSGPGVCRNVGLDKFSGEFLMFIDSDDIICSDLVDVLINKLEDTSEMAMCKFSKDVNKISKGTKFVENQTSIFADSIKAIYRPGFASSGPCAKLYGKKIFSELRFPDITMYEDAAISLQVLSLASKITFVDYYGYYYRFNPESITNKKVSERNFAIIEKTRIVLDFVKTEHPEAFDSVKRICINDNDYVMIECVRDSSEVSNKLFDQLLQQNRDLSRGLGGRKLVYINRLALRVTLKIVGKVYYNDFIRNIFKKVLGI from the coding sequence ATGAAAGATAAAACACCACTAGTATCAATAATAGTCCCAGTATATAATGCAGAAGAGTACTTAGAGGAATGTTTAGATTCAATATTAAATCAAACCTATACCAACTTAGAGGTTATACTAATAAATGATGGCTCTAGCGATAATTCTCTTAATATTATACAAGAATATGCTGAAAAAGAATCAAGAATTATTTTCTTCACAATTGATAATTCAGGGCCCGGCGTTTGTAGAAACGTTGGACTTGATAAATTTAGTGGTGAGTTTCTAATGTTTATAGATTCGGACGATATCATTTGTAGTGATTTAGTTGATGTGTTAATTAATAAACTAGAAGATACTTCCGAGATGGCGATGTGTAAATTTTCCAAAGATGTTAATAAAATATCGAAAGGGACGAAATTTGTAGAAAATCAAACTTCTATATTTGCAGACAGCATAAAGGCTATTTACAGACCTGGATTTGCGTCATCGGGTCCTTGCGCCAAGCTTTATGGAAAGAAAATATTTAGTGAGTTGCGCTTCCCAGATATCACAATGTACGAGGATGCTGCAATAAGTTTACAAGTTTTATCTCTTGCCTCAAAAATAACCTTTGTTGATTACTATGGCTATTATTATCGCTTTAACCCTGAAAGTATAACAAACAAAAAAGTTTCAGAACGAAATTTTGCAATAATTGAAAAAACAAGAATAGTTTTAGACTTTGTAAAGACTGAACATCCAGAAGCGTTCGATTCTGTAAAAAGAATTTGTATTAATGATAATGACTATGTGATGATTGAATGTGTAAGGGATAGTAGTGAAGTTTCAAACAAGCTTTTTGATCAACTTCTTCAACAAAATAGAGATTTATCCAGAGGTTTGGGAGGAAGAAAATTGGTTTATATCAATCGATTAGCCTTGAGAGTAACTCTTAAAATTGTTGGGAAAGTGTACTACAATGATTTTATAAGGAATATCTTTAAGAAAGTTTTGGGTATATAA
- a CDS encoding glycosyl transferase codes for MNEKIDFVVTYLDGADPAWIKERDEHRYLQAKGTQHENGNSRYRNMENFHFFLRAIEKYAPWVNKIHVVTWGHTPEWLNTKHPKINVVNHKDFIPEEYLPTFNSNAIEFSFDKIPGISEHFVNFNDDMFLNAPMAPTDFFEKGLPRLQIMYAPFMPSDALFSNNILALNKVVSSKYLINKKMFSLKNGLFATLSNIYLLPMLRYYGKFIGFREDHLPAPHTKSIYAKLRESLPEYFDFVGKSKFRNSQDIKSVSHWLMLDYARATNQFLPTNSFTFGKLVNLSTSINFELLFKSKYKVLCLEDGDFIDENEFYEIVSIMNDAFLKKFPNKSVFEK; via the coding sequence ATGAATGAAAAGATAGATTTTGTCGTAACATATTTAGATGGAGCAGATCCTGCTTGGATTAAAGAAAGAGATGAACATAGATATCTTCAAGCGAAAGGGACTCAGCATGAAAATGGAAATAGTAGATATAGAAATATGGAAAATTTCCATTTCTTTTTACGTGCAATTGAAAAATATGCCCCATGGGTAAACAAAATACATGTCGTGACATGGGGCCACACACCTGAGTGGCTAAACACAAAACATCCGAAAATAAATGTGGTAAATCATAAAGATTTTATTCCAGAAGAGTATCTACCTACTTTTAATTCAAATGCTATAGAGTTTAGTTTTGATAAGATACCTGGAATTTCAGAACATTTCGTTAATTTTAATGATGATATGTTTTTAAACGCCCCTATGGCTCCAACAGATTTTTTTGAAAAAGGACTACCGCGCTTACAAATCATGTATGCTCCATTCATGCCAAGTGATGCTCTGTTTTCAAATAATATATTGGCACTAAATAAAGTTGTTAGTTCAAAGTATTTAATAAATAAGAAAATGTTCTCTCTAAAAAATGGACTATTTGCAACCTTGTCAAATATTTATTTGCTCCCAATGCTTAGATATTATGGTAAGTTTATAGGCTTCAGGGAAGATCACCTACCAGCTCCCCATACTAAAAGTATATATGCCAAACTCAGAGAAAGTCTTCCAGAATATTTTGATTTTGTGGGAAAAAGCAAATTTAGAAATTCTCAAGATATCAAGAGTGTGTCTCATTGGTTGATGTTGGATTACGCACGAGCAACCAATCAATTTCTTCCAACAAATTCTTTTACATTTGGGAAGCTTGTCAACTTGTCAACTTCAATAAATTTTGAGTTACTGTTTAAAAGTAAATATAAAGTTCTGTGCCTAGAAGATGGTGATTTTATAGACGAAAATGAATTCTATGAGATTGTAAGCATAATGAATGATGCCTTTTTGAAAAAATTCCCAAATAAAAGTGTATTTGAAAAATAG
- a CDS encoding glycosyltransferase, whose product MVNIAVANKLAEKHEVAIFTLSAPENEYLQANCPVYGQSDLNFRIFTGVSGILGMLRLDLCNRMWMAREAKKITRLAQKLKNQVVIVSSGSIYLIPFLKKQNPNKKIIAWCHFSADTYLNGYLRYTTNFWIKGLRAADEVVCLTPKDKEKFLEINKNTRVINNPLTLDNNEISSLDSKIISWTGRIANPHKGIDYLAKIAGKLPESWKISVAGDGDMELLEKYLAANNAQNKVVLRGSISGDELKKHYLNSSIYLMTSRSEGFGLVLVEAMSFGLPIVAFKQSSSEYVLDSGNSGVLVENGNIEAMVEALEEFIDDIEKRQSYQKKSLKRVEEFMIDKVAKEWERLIF is encoded by the coding sequence ATGGTAAATATCGCAGTAGCAAATAAATTGGCCGAAAAACATGAAGTGGCTATTTTTACTCTATCAGCTCCTGAAAATGAATATTTACAAGCAAACTGTCCAGTATATGGACAAAGCGATTTAAATTTTAGGATATTTACAGGGGTTAGTGGTATATTAGGGATGCTACGTTTAGATTTATGTAACCGTATGTGGATGGCAAGAGAAGCAAAAAAAATCACAAGGTTAGCACAAAAACTAAAGAATCAAGTAGTAATTGTAAGCAGTGGAAGTATATATCTAATCCCATTTTTAAAGAAGCAAAATCCAAATAAAAAAATTATTGCTTGGTGTCATTTTAGCGCTGATACATATTTAAATGGATATTTACGATATACAACTAATTTTTGGATTAAAGGTCTCAGGGCTGCTGATGAGGTAGTTTGTCTCACTCCTAAAGATAAAGAAAAATTCTTGGAAATAAATAAGAACACACGGGTTATTAATAACCCTTTGACTTTGGATAATAATGAGATTTCGAGCCTTGATAGCAAAATTATTTCTTGGACAGGAAGAATAGCAAATCCACACAAAGGTATAGACTATTTAGCAAAAATTGCAGGAAAGCTTCCTGAATCTTGGAAGATATCAGTAGCTGGTGATGGCGATATGGAATTACTAGAAAAATATCTAGCAGCTAACAATGCACAAAACAAAGTAGTTCTACGGGGAAGTATTTCTGGAGACGAATTAAAAAAACACTATTTAAATAGCTCCATTTATTTAATGACATCGAGGTCTGAAGGGTTTGGATTAGTTCTTGTAGAAGCGATGAGTTTTGGCTTACCAATTGTAGCCTTTAAACAAAGTAGTAGTGAATATGTTTTAGATTCAGGGAATTCAGGAGTTCTTGTTGAAAATGGAAATATAGAGGCAATGGTTGAGGCGTTGGAAGAGTTTATTGATGATATTGAAAAAAGACAATCTTATCAAAAAAAGTCGTTGAAGAGAGTAGAGGAATTTATGATAGACAAGGTTGCAAAAGAGTGGGAAAGGCTAATCTTTTGA
- a CDS encoding flippase, with the protein MKIVKNYFLNSSYQLLIVILPIITIPYISRVLGPEGVGLNTFTFAVIQYFILIGNVGITTYGNREIAYNQVDRQRRSQIFWEISFLRFITVGFSILLFLIFLFFQKDNFVVYLLQSVALIASAFDISWYFMGVEKFSRTVGRNFLVSMLSVIFIFLFVKQESDLLIYIVIVTGSMLIGNLSLWPSLRREVDSPKLKKIRIKHHLLPTLQLFLPQIAIQIYVVANKNMLGIFDSITAVGYFNQSNSIILALTPFVTSLGTVMLPRVSNMFAEGNSSEAKKMLEKSFEIMTAIAIPMMFGVMGIALKFAPFFFGKDFNSVGLLMMIQAPIILFMAWSNVIGVQYLLPFNRLNHFTISVSIGAILNVVINLITIPVYGVVGAMVATVIAEFSVAVYQLYIVRKEFNIFNMMIWSWKYFLSGLIMFIVIYILNGKMVMNNHNLILQMLIGCIIYIVLNVILRTGMFYQVKNMLFPKLDKEKG; encoded by the coding sequence TTGAAAATAGTAAAAAATTACTTTCTTAATAGTTCGTATCAACTTCTAATTGTTATACTCCCTATAATAACAATACCATACATATCTAGAGTTTTAGGGCCAGAGGGGGTCGGGTTAAATACTTTTACCTTTGCAGTTATTCAATATTTTATACTAATTGGGAATGTAGGAATTACAACATATGGAAACAGAGAGATTGCTTATAATCAAGTCGACAGGCAGAGAAGAAGCCAAATTTTTTGGGAGATATCATTTCTAAGATTTATAACCGTTGGATTCTCCATTCTCTTGTTTTTAATTTTTCTCTTTTTTCAAAAAGACAATTTTGTGGTATATTTGTTACAAAGCGTAGCTTTGATTGCGTCAGCGTTTGATATTTCATGGTATTTCATGGGCGTAGAAAAGTTTAGTAGGACTGTTGGCAGAAATTTTTTAGTATCAATGCTTTCTGTCATTTTTATTTTTCTTTTTGTTAAACAAGAATCAGACTTGCTTATCTATATAGTAATTGTCACTGGAAGCATGTTAATTGGTAACTTATCGTTATGGCCGTCGTTAAGGAGAGAGGTAGATAGCCCTAAGCTGAAAAAAATACGAATAAAGCATCATTTACTGCCTACGTTACAATTGTTTTTACCACAGATAGCAATTCAGATATACGTCGTAGCAAATAAAAATATGTTAGGTATTTTTGACTCAATAACTGCTGTAGGGTATTTCAATCAGTCAAATAGTATAATTTTGGCATTGACACCCTTTGTAACTTCGTTGGGGACTGTAATGCTTCCAAGAGTATCCAATATGTTTGCTGAGGGGAATAGCTCAGAAGCAAAAAAAATGTTAGAAAAATCTTTTGAAATCATGACTGCAATAGCTATACCAATGATGTTTGGCGTCATGGGCATTGCATTAAAGTTTGCACCTTTCTTTTTTGGGAAAGATTTTAATTCGGTTGGTTTATTAATGATGATTCAAGCCCCCATCATTTTGTTCATGGCTTGGAGTAATGTTATAGGCGTTCAATATTTGTTACCGTTTAATAGGCTGAATCACTTTACAATTTCTGTCAGCATAGGTGCAATTTTAAATGTAGTGATAAATTTAATAACTATTCCGGTTTATGGTGTAGTAGGGGCTATGGTTGCGACTGTTATAGCAGAATTTTCAGTAGCTGTTTATCAGTTATACATTGTTAGAAAAGAGTTTAACATCTTCAATATGATGATTTGGTCTTGGAAATATTTTTTGTCAGGTCTTATTATGTTTATTGTAATATATATTTTAAATGGGAAAATGGTTATGAATAATCATAATCTTATCTTACAAATGCTAATAGGGTGTATAATATATATAGTACTAAATGTTATTTTGAGAACGGGTATGTTTTATCAGGTTAAAAACATGCTTTTTCCAAAACTAGATAAAGAAAAGGGTTAA
- a CDS encoding DUF2142 domain-containing protein translates to MGSEYTRLYKKKRSQRGPTSIHKIYLILSIFFGLIFSVAMPMFSEQDGQYHYIAASEMVNLPTNLSNYGEYTVGSGMRGQETFYQNKKYFSQYYLQKVEIIPQKNIPRVPNSAKSKFNYDYFGHLIPALGVAIGYKIYPSLGVMTTIARLLNMSVCSILLFFIIKWVKKGKEVFAVTLLSPVAINSLASLSYDAINFVWVSMLIAISINMIVSKKRVWRFYVLPLMLISVISIIWIKTNYLILLAIFPIIIGNKILEEKKKQYSHIQTKEQSNHYKKIMITLLAVLGGIGFFAISYSRGGIGYVLSRLWPSFGITYTTNQNIVSLTLLTQTNRGENLVPFWLSGVWFALIICMLLVEEKYVKSRFISRGALGIFLASVLAVYIAFLPLGGSGSGQIWGVQGRYFTPLLPLFSIVVGSDKFKLKISPHKPLIISMIIIVVFSNFLVLINTLSGMYGLFS, encoded by the coding sequence ATGGGTAGCGAATACACAAGGTTATATAAAAAGAAAAGGTCTCAACGGGGGCCAACTTCCATACATAAAATATATTTAATATTGTCAATATTTTTTGGATTAATATTCTCGGTTGCAATGCCAATGTTTAGCGAACAAGATGGACAATATCATTATATTGCTGCAAGTGAAATGGTAAATCTTCCGACCAACCTTTCGAATTACGGTGAATATACTGTAGGTTCTGGTATGAGAGGGCAAGAGACTTTTTATCAAAATAAAAAATATTTTTCGCAGTACTATTTACAGAAGGTAGAGATTATACCGCAGAAAAATATCCCTAGAGTTCCTAACTCAGCGAAATCGAAGTTTAATTATGATTATTTTGGGCATTTGATTCCAGCACTAGGAGTTGCCATAGGTTACAAAATTTATCCATCACTGGGAGTGATGACAACTATTGCGAGATTATTAAATATGTCAGTGTGTTCAATTCTTCTATTTTTTATAATAAAATGGGTGAAGAAGGGAAAAGAAGTTTTTGCTGTCACTCTATTAAGTCCAGTAGCGATAAATTCATTAGCTAGTCTTTCTTATGATGCTATCAACTTTGTTTGGGTTTCGATGCTTATAGCAATCTCAATAAATATGATTGTCTCAAAGAAAAGAGTATGGAGGTTCTATGTTTTACCGTTAATGTTAATAAGTGTTATTAGCATAATATGGATAAAAACAAACTATCTGATTCTTTTAGCTATTTTCCCAATTATAATTGGGAATAAGATATTAGAAGAGAAGAAAAAACAATATAGTCATATACAAACAAAAGAGCAGAGCAATCATTATAAAAAAATCATGATCACATTGTTAGCTGTTTTAGGAGGAATTGGATTTTTTGCTATATCGTACAGTAGAGGAGGGATTGGATATGTATTATCAAGGCTCTGGCCATCTTTTGGTATTACTTATACAACTAACCAGAATATTGTCAGTCTTACACTACTTACTCAAACTAACAGAGGGGAAAACTTAGTTCCGTTTTGGTTATCCGGTGTATGGTTTGCTTTAATAATTTGTATGTTATTGGTTGAGGAAAAATATGTTAAATCAAGATTCATTTCACGAGGAGCTCTTGGGATATTTTTAGCATCTGTCTTAGCAGTCTATATAGCTTTTCTTCCTTTGGGTGGAAGTGGTTCAGGACAAATTTGGGGTGTTCAAGGAAGATATTTTACCCCTCTTCTTCCTTTATTTTCTATCGTTGTTGGTAGTGATAAATTTAAATTAAAAATTAGCCCACATAAACCTCTTATTATTTCAATGATAATTATAGTAGTTTTTTCAAACTTCTTAGTTTTGATTAATACTCTATCAGGTATGTATGGCTTATTTTCATAA
- a CDS encoding GH25 family lysozyme has translation MKLKKRFLLPVLLVAGLIASPAFAEEIVSNGNYPMGYFIQQQELAQLAQENLPAPEKQIAPESSPSTSESDETAETATPMTRYTSSAIKVQPLSHIVPMLNPNEAALPRRDAVDIASYQSWMTQADFNALKSAGVKTIVVKLTEGTWYTNPYAKSHMQMARNAGLNVATYHFVEDPTRIQNEAAYYAQVAQSLGVSKNTVMIEDAEYPSSAYNWTAASQVFANTMKAAGYHNIRYYTSQSWVKSGVMNASVLGAKNLWVAQYPAGTPSSNPSNSYNNGWKDSNTTNSVYGAWQYTSQMYFQGTASLRSHGVDTSVDYNNIFAPVESSSPSGYKNIYRLYNTRNMEHLYTQDANEKNQLPNISKDWKYEGIAWYSPNSSNAPVYRVYNPKSGEHLYTRDSNEINVLSSKYG, from the coding sequence ATGAAACTAAAAAAACGCTTCCTCCTCCCCGTCCTCTTAGTCGCAGGTCTAATTGCATCGCCAGCCTTCGCAGAAGAAATCGTCTCAAATGGAAATTATCCAATGGGTTACTTCATTCAGCAGCAAGAATTAGCTCAACTCGCCCAAGAAAATCTTCCTGCGCCCGAGAAACAAATTGCGCCCGAAAGCTCCCCTTCAACTTCTGAAAGTGACGAGACAGCCGAGACGGCCACCCCAATGACGAGATATACCTCCTCAGCAATCAAAGTTCAGCCACTTTCACACATTGTCCCAATGCTTAACCCGAATGAAGCTGCTCTTCCAAGAAGAGATGCCGTTGATATCGCAAGCTATCAATCTTGGATGACACAAGCTGACTTTAATGCCCTTAAATCTGCCGGAGTCAAAACAATCGTTGTTAAACTTACCGAAGGGACATGGTACACTAACCCTTACGCTAAGTCTCATATGCAAATGGCCAGAAATGCCGGACTGAATGTTGCTACCTACCACTTTGTTGAAGACCCGACTCGTATCCAAAACGAAGCGGCTTACTATGCTCAAGTTGCTCAATCTCTTGGTGTTTCAAAAAATACCGTCATGATTGAAGACGCCGAATACCCCTCTTCAGCTTATAATTGGACAGCAGCTTCTCAAGTATTTGCAAACACAATGAAAGCCGCAGGCTACCATAATATTCGCTACTATACCTCTCAATCTTGGGTTAAGTCAGGAGTAATGAATGCTTCGGTCCTAGGTGCTAAAAATTTATGGGTTGCTCAATACCCTGCAGGAACTCCAAGCTCTAACCCAAGCAATTCTTATAACAACGGTTGGAAAGATTCCAACACCACCAACTCTGTTTACGGAGCATGGCAATACACTAGTCAAATGTACTTCCAAGGCACAGCAAGTCTTCGAAGCCATGGCGTAGATACCAGTGTTGATTACAATAACATCTTTGCCCCTGTGGAAAGCTCATCCCCGTCTGGTTATAAAAATATTTACCGTCTTTACAACACGAGAAATATGGAACATCTTTACACCCAAGATGCTAACGAAAAAAACCAACTTCCTAATATTTCTAAAGACTGGAAATACGAAGGGATTGCTTGGTATTCTCCAAACTCATCAAACGCACCCGTCTATCGCGTTTACAATCCAAAATCTGGCGAACACCTCTATACCAGAGACTCAAATGAGATAAACGTACTCAGTAGCAAATACGGTTAG
- the guaB gene encoding IMP dehydrogenase yields MSNWETKFLKKGFTFDDVLLIPAESHVLPNEVKLQTKLAKNLTLNVPIISAAMDTVTESKMAIAMARQGGLGVVHKNMSIEQQAEEVHKVKRSESGVITDPFFLTPEHKIEEAENLMATYRISGVPIVDSLENRKLVGILTNRDLRFVTDYDQLIKSLMTSENLITAPVGTTLDTAARILQEHKIEKLPLVDEAGKLAGLITIKDIERVIEFPNAAKDDQGRLLVAGAVGVSSDTFERAEALFNAGADAIVIDTAHGHSAGVLRKIREIRDHFPDRTLIAGNIATGEGARALFEAGVDVVKVGIGPGSICTTRVVAGVGVPQITAIYDAANVARELGKTIIADGGIKYSGDIVKALAAGGDAVMLGSMLAGTDESPGEFEIFQGRKFKTYRGMGSLAAMKHGSKDRYFQGSVNEANKLVPEGIEGRVAYKGTATDIVFQMLGGLKAGMGYTGAADIIALHESAQFIEMSGAGLKESHPHDVQITKEAPNYSVQ; encoded by the coding sequence ATGTCAAACTGGGAAACTAAGTTTTTGAAAAAAGGATTTACTTTTGATGATGTGTTGCTGATTCCAGCGGAATCTCATGTGTTGCCTAATGAGGTGAAGCTACAAACGAAATTGGCCAAAAATTTGACGTTGAATGTTCCGATTATCTCGGCAGCGATGGACACTGTGACTGAGTCAAAAATGGCGATTGCTATGGCGCGTCAAGGTGGACTTGGTGTGGTTCACAAAAATATGTCAATTGAACAACAGGCTGAGGAAGTTCACAAAGTGAAGCGCTCGGAGTCTGGGGTTATTACGGATCCGTTTTTCTTAACGCCTGAGCATAAAATCGAAGAAGCTGAAAATTTGATGGCGACTTATCGGATTTCTGGTGTGCCAATCGTTGATAGTTTGGAAAATCGCAAGTTGGTTGGGATTTTGACAAACCGTGATTTGCGTTTTGTGACGGATTATGATCAACTAATCAAGAGTTTGATGACGTCTGAAAATCTGATTACGGCCCCTGTGGGGACGACTTTGGATACAGCGGCACGTATCTTGCAAGAGCATAAGATTGAAAAATTGCCTTTGGTGGATGAAGCTGGTAAATTGGCTGGTTTGATTACAATCAAAGATATTGAACGTGTGATTGAGTTTCCAAATGCGGCGAAAGATGATCAAGGGCGTCTCTTGGTAGCTGGTGCTGTGGGTGTGTCTTCGGATACATTTGAACGTGCGGAAGCTTTGTTTAATGCAGGAGCAGATGCAATTGTTATTGATACGGCACATGGACATTCAGCGGGTGTTTTGCGCAAGATTCGTGAAATCCGTGATCATTTCCCTGATCGTACTTTGATTGCAGGAAACATTGCGACGGGTGAAGGTGCGCGTGCTTTGTTTGAAGCGGGCGTTGATGTGGTGAAAGTTGGGATTGGTCCTGGCTCAATCTGTACGACTCGTGTCGTTGCGGGTGTTGGTGTTCCACAAATCACAGCGATTTATGATGCGGCAAATGTGGCACGTGAATTGGGCAAAACAATCATTGCTGATGGCGGGATTAAATATTCTGGTGATATCGTGAAGGCACTTGCTGCTGGTGGGGATGCGGTAATGCTTGGATCAATGCTTGCGGGTACGGATGAATCGCCTGGTGAATTTGAAATTTTCCAAGGACGTAAGTTTAAAACTTACCGTGGAATGGGAAGTCTTGCAGCAATGAAACATGGCTCTAAAGACCGTTATTTCCAAGGTTCTGTCAATGAAGCAAATAAACTTGTGCCAGAAGGAATCGAAGGACGTGTGGCTTACAAAGGAACAGCGACAGATATCGTCTTTCAAATGCTTGGTGGCTTGAAAGCGGGGATGGGTTACACTGGCGCGGCTGATATCATTGCTTTGCATGAGTCAGCACAATTTATCGAAATGTCTGGTGCAGGCTTGAAAGAATCACATCCGCATGATGTGCAAATCACAAAAGAAGCACCAAACTACTCTGTACAATAA